The Ignavibacteria bacterium genome contains the following window.
TTATTGGTTGGTGAAAGTTTTTCACCAAAAAGAAAAATTTCTCCATCATCAGGGTAAATTAAAGTCGTTAACATTCTAATGGTTGTACTTTTACCAGCTCCGTTTGGACCAAGAAAACTAAAAACATCACCTTTATAAACTTCAAGGTCTAAATTATCTACAGCAATAAGTTTTTTGAATCGCTTAGTTAATTTTTTGGTCTGAAGTACAATTTCCATATCGCAAAATTTTTGTTCCAAAGCTAAATAATTTTATAGTAATAAATAATGAAATAAAATTGACCTGATTAAATCATTTATTATTAGCATTAGCCATTCAAGAATAAATTTTCTCAGATCGTACTAAGATTATATATGTTTGATTCAACGCCTTTCTGATTTAGAAAATTTTTACTTTTAATTTATCGAATAGAAATTTGAAAAAGCATTTTGTTTCATTGCAAGAATGAACTAATAATTTATGACTTGCACGATATTCTTTGTAAATCATTTTTTATAAAATCACCTTAACTAATGTTTCAACATCTAATAATTTTAATTAGCAAAATATCATTGCGGTATTTTAAAAACAGCCTTCTAATCCTTGACATTCAATATAATCTATCATAAAATTGAATAAGATTAAAATAATTAAGGTTGATAAAGATGAAACAAAACAGAATCCTCGTCCTAAGTTTTATTTTCATTTTAATGCTTTTCTATTTTTCAAGTTGTGGTAAATCACCAACTCAACCAGAAACGCCAACACTTGAAAGTGTAACATTAAACGGTCAGGTTATTGATTTTGAGACTGGACAAGCAATCGAGAATGCAGCTGTAAAGATTTTAGCCGACACAACGCAATATGGAACAACCACTGATGCCAATGGAAAATTTTCCAAAACAATTCAGATATCAAAAAGTTTAGATTTAATTGTTGTAGCGTCAAAGGAAAATTATAAAAGTGATTCAACAAAAGTCTTTGCAGTCCCCGGAAGAACCATTGATGTTCCTACACTTAAAATTGAGAGAATAAAAACAACCTCAACGAGTGGACAACCTGCAAGCATTGTTTTAGTAAATCAAACCTTCCCTTCGATAGGAGTAAAAGAAAGTGGAGATAATGAAACCACAACTCTTACATTTGAAGTTCGTGATTCGAGTGGCAATCCAATAGGTATAGACAAATCTGTTACAGTTAATTTCACTCTGGGTGCGAATCCCGGCGGAGGAATTATTGTTGATCCTCCATCTAAAAAAACAAACAGCGAAGGAAAAGTGTCAGTTAATATTACAAGCGGGACCATTGCAGGAGTTGTACAAATTATTGCAGAAATAAATCTTGGGACAAAAATTATCAGATCAAAACCAGTAAATATTGCAATTCACGGTGGATTGCCCGATTACAATCATTTTTCAATTGCAGCTGAATATCACAATGTTCCAGGTTTAGTTAAGTATGGTTTTACAGATAATATAACTGCTTATGTTGGTGATAAATATTCAAATCCTGTAAAACCAAACACAATAGTTTACTTCTCAACCACCGGCGGGATAATACAAGGGTCAGCGATAACAAACGAATTAGGAACCGCAACAGCAACTTTGTTAACCGCACTTCCAGCTCCAATTCATCCAACACTTGGACCTGGATTTGCCACCATTAGAGCTTCAACTGCTGATGAAAATAATCAAACAATCTCAAGAGAAATTGTGATTTTATTTTCCGGGCATCCGCAATTAACAATTTCTCCAACTACAATTGATGTTCCTAATGGTGGTTCACAAACTTTCACATATACCGTAGCTGATTTGAATGGCAATCCAATTGCTTCAGGAAATACAATCTCAGTAACAGTTGAGGGAAATGTAAAAGCTCAGGGTGATGTAAGCATTAATATGCCCGATACTCAGAGCAGAAGCTGGACACAATTCAGCTTTACACTTATAGATGCTGATCCAGAAAAATTTGATCCTCAACCTGTAACAGTCAAAATTGAAGTAGATGGTGTGAATGGTAAAAACTCTATTTCTATTTCCGGTACATCAAGGTAATGGTTTAAACAATGAGTAATCTCATCCAAATTTTAATTTTAGTTTTAATCGGATTAATAACCGGAGGGCTTAGTGGACTTCTTGGCATTGGCGGAGGGATTATTGTAATTCCAGCACTTGTCCTTCTTCTTAACTTTTCACAGAAATTAGCTCAAGGAACATCTCTGGCTATGCTTTTACCTCCAATTGGTTTACTTGCAGCTTATAATTATTACAAAGCCGGATATGTCGATGTAAAGTCTGCGGTAATTCTAATTACAACTTTTATTATTGGAAGCTACATTTCTTCTTATTGGGCTGTAAATCTGCCAGAAAACATCATAAAAAAAATCTTTGCTGTCTTTCTGATAATTTATGCTGTAAAAATCTTGCTCGAATAATCACATAAAAAACATTCCAATACGATAAACTAGAAAACAAACAAAAAAGGCGATTGTTAAGGGTAAGAAGTTAGAGATAATTGTCCATTTCACACTTCGCGTCTCTTTGTAAATAGTCCAGGTTGTGGTCGAGCAGGGATAATGAAGAAGTGAAAAAAGCATTAAACAAATTGCTGTAAGAACTGTCCATTCATTTTGTAAGAATAATTCCTTTAACTGGGCAAGGTCAAGTTCAACCATTTTACTCTGAGAAGAGTAAATCATTATGATAGTTGGAATGATAATTTCATTGGCAGGGATAGCAATTATATAAGCTAAAAGAATTGCTCCATCAAGTCCAATGGCTTTACCAATTGGATTAAGAAAGTCAACACCATAGGACATTAAAGTTCTTCCATCAACACTAATATTCCCAAGCAACCAGATTAATCCGCCTGCCGGTGCAGCCATAGTAATTGCTCTTCCAAGAACAAAAAGAGTTCGATCAATGAAAGATGTGTAAAGTATTCGAAGAATCTGAGGTTTTCTGTAAGGCGGTAATTCTAATTTAAATGCAGAAGGTTCTCCTTTTAATAAAGTATTGCTCAATAATTTTGAGACTAAAAGAGTAATCAAAATTCCGAATAAAGTTACACCGACCACAGTCCCTGCTGCAACAAACGAAGAAATACTTGCTGGGAATGAGGCAGCGACAAAAATTGTTGCAAGCATAATGATTAGCGGCCATCTTCCGTTGCAAGGGACGAAATTATTAGTAAGAATTGCAATTAATCTTTCTCTTGGTGAATCAATTATTCTTGTTGATACAACACCGGCGGCATTGCAGCCAAAGCCCATTCCCATTGTCAAAGCCTGTTTACCATGCGCACCAGCCCATTTGAAAAGTTTATCAAGATTAAAAGCTACTCTTGGCAGGTAACCAGCATCTTCAAGAATTGTAAATATTGGGAAGAAAATCGCCATCGGTGGAAGCATTACTGAGACGACCCATGCAGTTGCTCGATAAACACCATCAACTAAAAATCCAGTTAACCAGGAAGGCGCATTAATGAAATTAAAAAACAATTTCAGTTTGTCTTCAATCCAGAACAATCCAGTTGCCAGTAATTCAGATGGATAGTTAGCTCCTTTTATTGTTAAGAAAAAGACGCCTGCCAACAAAAGAAGCATCAACGGAAAACCAAAATACTTTGAAGTTAAAAGTTGATCTAACTTTAATTCAAATTGATGAATACCTTCAGATTTTTTTCTTACGCTTCTCGAAACAACTTTACTTGCATGGATATAAATTTCTTCAACAAGTTCATCATCAATTTTACTGCGAATTATAGGATCACAACTATCAGCAATTTCAAGTATGATTTTGATTTCTTCTTTCATCGTAACTCACCGTTTCCATTAATTAGACCTTTATTAATTAATTCAAGTAAGTTTCCTTGTTCAATTGCTTTTCTAATTTTCAAGTCACCCTCAAGTAATCTGAGAGCAATCCACTCACTGGCATAAAGTCCAGGAAAAGTTTTTTCAATTAAAGGAACAAGTTGATTTAATTTTTCTTGTATTTCTTTCTTATGTTGAATTTTTATCGGTTTAGGTTTTAAAATTCTATTCGACACCAGATGAATTTTTTCTTTTAGTTCATCAATACCTTCGCCTGAACGTGCATTTGTCAAAATCACAGGAATCCCCAGTTCTTTTTCAAGTGTATCTTTATCGATCTCAATGCCTTTCCGTTTTGCTTCATCGATTAGATTCACACATAAAATACAGCGATTTGTGATCTGCATAATTTGAAAAGCTAAATTTAAATTTCTTTCCAGAACTGAAGCATCACAGACTATAACAGTTGCATCAGGATTACCGAATAGGATAAAATCTCTTGCAATCTCTTCATCTTCAGATGTTGAAAGCAAAGAATATGTTCCTGGCAAATCAATCAATGTATATTCTTCGTCCTGTATCTTAAAAACTCCTTCCGCTCTTGTTACAGTCTTTCCTGGCCAGTTTCCTGTGTGTTGCTTTAAACCTGTCAAACGATTAAAGATTGTGCTTTTCCCTGTATTTGGATTTCCAGCAAGTGCAATAACTTTATTTTCTCTTTTGGGCAAAATTTCTATTTGAACAAACTGTTCATCATTAACTTTCTTCTTCCAGAACATACTAATTAATTAACTCCACTTCTATTTTTTCACTTTCTTCTTTTCTTAAAGCTATGATTGTATCTCGAACAAGATATGCAACTGGATCACCAAGCGGACTTTCAAAAACCACCGATATAACAGTTCCAGGTATAAATCCGAGATCAAGCAGCCGTCTCCTGGTCAATCCGTTTAGATTTACACTTACAATCATCCCTTTTTCGCCTCTTCTCAAATCAGAAAGTTTTTTAGTCATTTTATTTTTTCGACAAAAATATTCTGAGATATTTTTTCGCTGATGCTGTGTTTTTTATTCTCAACATTAACAACCATTGAATTATCAAATGATCGTTTTTCGAGAACAGTAACTTTATTTCCAACAATCAGTCCAGAATCAAAAAGATATTTAAGCAAATCTTTACTATGATCATTTACTCTTTGAATAATACCTGATTCATTTTCGCCAAGTTTATCAAGCGAAACAGCTTTTTTTAGTTTAGGTATCTTACCATTTTTTGACGGAATTGGATGACCGTGAGGATCAAATTCAGGGAAATTCATAATTTCTTCCAATCGGTCGATTAAATCGTCTGAGGAACTATGCTCAAGATTTTCCGCTTCTTCATCAATTTGATGATATGGTAATCCAATGACCTTGTAAAGAAATGTCTCCCAGATTCTATGTCTGCGGACAAGTTTAACCGCTTCATTTTTCCCTTTTTCCAATAATTGAATTCCTTTATATGGAGTATAACTCACATATTTCTCTTTAGTTAACTTCCTTAACATATCTGTAACGGCAGCATTTGATACATTAAGCTGTTCAGCAATCATAGTTGGATTTACAATTTCCAGATCCTCAAGATTTTTATAAATAACTCTTAAATAATCTTCCTTAGAAATATTACTCATATTTAGTCTCCTTACATAATTAATTTAAGCTTACTTAAATTAATATTCAATGTAAACTTAAGTCTATTTTTGTAATTTATTGTTTAAGAATATGGGAGAGATTGGTTATTTAATTTAGAAATGATTAACTGAACAGCCCTTCACGAGTTTTGGTAGCCATAAGGTCGTGTTTTTCACGATAAGTTTGGCCAATAATTGCAGCAAGTATAAAAATTACAGAAATGATATAAAGCCACAAAGCTGTTACAATGACAAAGGCAACATTACCATAAATTCGGGAATAGTTTGCAATGTTTGTTACGTAATAAGTAAAACCTACTTGAGCCAGATGGAAAAAAACCGTTGCCCAAAAAGCCGATACAAAATAAACTCTTTTCTTCATCTTACGATAAGGAACAAGAGAATAAATTAAAAACATCATTAAAAAAGTTAGGATGTAAGGAAGAAGACCTATTAAAAATTTATCTAAAATTGAAAAGTCTATCTTATTTAAAATTTCAATCTTGCCTAAAAAAGCCTTAAATATCTGTATGAGCGGATTAAGGAGTATTACAACCAAGAAAAAAACAAGAGTTAAAATCACCATTCCCAAATCTCTTATTTTAGCGATCAAAATGTTTTTGCCTTTTTCAATTCCATAAATATTATTCAGGATAGTTCTTAAAGTTGAAAAAAGACCGCTCGCCGTAAAGAAAAGCCCAGCAATACCAAGTGAACCAACAAGCGTTTTATATTTTATGAATTCACCTATTCTTTCAAAAAGTATTTCTTTTACTTTGTCTGAGTAATCTGAAATTGGAATCATATCGTCGATCATTAAACTTATCTGGATAAGTAATTCTTGAGATTGAAGAATTGAACCTAAAACTGAAAAAACGATCAGAACCATAGGAATTATACAAAGCAAAATATTGTATGTCATTCCTGAAGCAAAAATAAATGCATGATGTTTATCCATCTTCTCGTAGATATTAACTGAATAAAACTTTAACCAATTCCAGAAATCTTTTAACTTTCTTTTCAAATTAAAATTGATTTTTAATTTCATTTACCTTCCATAGATCGCTTAAGTGAATTAAAGTAAGCATCATCAATTTCTTGGATTGATAAATCAATTAAATCATTAATCTTTAATCTATTTCCACCAACCTTACCAATTTTTTCAACTTTAATTCCAGTTGAATTAAAAAGTTCTTCAAATTGTATTTGATCTTCTGGATCTACAGTCACAACAAATCTTGATTGTGATTCAGAGAAAAGATAAAAATCTTTTCGGAAGTCAATCTTGAGTGATATTTCAGCTCCGACTTTCTTTTTTGGATTCATCACACAACATTCAGCAAGCGCCACCGCAAGTCCACCATCACTTACATCATGAGCTGACTTTATTAAGCCCGATCTAATTGCTTTTAGAAGTGTATCAATTGTTTTTTTCTCAAGTTTAAGATCGATTTCTGGGATTTCGCCTTCAATTCGATTAAAAATAGTTTTGAGAAACTCACTCCCGCCAATTTCATTTTTAGTTTCACCAATTAAATAGATTAAATCACCGTGATCTTTGAAATAAGACGATGTAATAAATTTTACATCTTCAATTAAACCAAGCATACCAATTACTGGAGTCGGATAGACAGTGTAATTTTTGCTTTCATTATAAAAGCTAACATTTCCACCAGTAACGGGCGTATCAAATTCAATGCACGCTTCTTTCATTCCTTCAATTGCTTCGCTGAATTGCCAGTAAATTTCTGGATCATAAGGATTTCCAAAATTCAGACAATTCGTAATTGCAATCGGTATTGCACCAGTACAGGCAACATTTCGAGCGGCTTCAGCAACTGCTATCATTGTTCCTCTTCGTGGATTGAGATAAACATATCTGCCATTGCAATCTGTTTTAACAGCAATTGCTTTGTTTGTTTTCTTAATTCTTAAAACTGAAGCATCGCAGCCTGGTTTGATTACTGTATTTGTTCCAACGGTATAATCATATTGATGGTAAATCCAGGATTTATTTGTAATGTTTGGTGAGGATAAAAGTTTAATTAATACTGAATTTAAATCATTAATTTCTGGTAAGTTGTCAAATGTTTTGTTTGTAAGTTTATCAATGTATTCAGGCTTTTTTATTTCACGATAATAAACTGGTGCACCTCCACCAAGAACAAGCGCCGAAGCAGGAATTTTTGCGACAAGTTTTCCTTCTTTATAAAATTCAAGTAAATCTTCATCAATTACTTCACCAATCTGAACACATTGTAAATCCCATTTCTCAAATACTTTCTTTATTTCATTCTCACATCCTTTCTTGCCGACCACAAGCATTCTTTCCTGAGACTCCGAGAGAAGTATTTCATAAGCTGTCATATCACTTTCACGAAGCGGGACCAAATCAAGATTAATTCTCATTCCACTTTTCCCTCGAGCGCTCATTTCACTTGTCGAACAAATGATTCCTGCAGCACCCATATCCTGTATTCCAACGATCAAATCTTTTTTAATTATCTCCAGTGTTGCTTCAAGTAATAACTTCTCGGCAAAAGGATCACCCACCTGAACATTTGATCTTCTTGACTCTGATTCTTCGGTTAATTCTACTGATGCAAAAGTTGCCCCGTGTATTCCATCTCTTCCAGTTGATGAACCTACAATGAAAACAGGATTTCCCTCTCCTTTTGCAACTGCTTTCGCAACGCGGTTCGTTTTTACTACGCCTACTGCCATTGCATTAACCAAACAATTATCAGTATAAGCTTCTTCAAAGTAAACCTCGCCAGCAACTGTTGGAACACCAAAGCAATTGCCGTAATCACCGATTCCTTTAATTACTCCATTGAGTAAATATTTTATTTTTGGATTTTCAAGATTTCCAAATCGTAATGAATCAAGTGCTGCAATTGGTCTTGCGCCCATTGTGAAGATATCTCTCAGAATTCCACCAACTCCTGTTGCAGCACCTTGATATGGCTCAACTGCTGATGGGTGATTATGACTTTCGATCTTAAACGCTATTGCGAATCCATCGCCAATATCCACAAGACCAGCATTTTCCTCTCCAGCTTGAACGAGTAATCTTTTCCCGCTTCTTGGTAATTTTTTTAATAGAGCAATAGAGTTTTTATAACTCGCATGCTCACTCCACATTACACTGAAACATCCAAGCTCGGTAAAATTTGGGACTCGACCGAGTATGTTTTTTATTTTTTCAAATTCTTCTTCGGTTAAACCATGTTCAAGAGCTAATTCAAGTGTAACTTCAGGTTCTTTCATTTTGAGTCAAATTCCAGATATTCTTTATAGATTAAATAGAGTTCTTTTGTAGCTATTAAATCTTGACTGCAATATTCTGCAATTTCTCTAAATCGTTTCTGATTATAAATTTCGTTGATGTTGTATCCAGTTACATCTCCCCTTTTTGGACTCTCAACTCCAAAAACTTTGCAATAGAAATCAAGATTATACTTTCGAGTAAGACCATAGAAAGTAAATTGTTCAAGTAAATCACAATGAAATTTTGAGTCGTACCGATAGGCAATTAAATTTTTAGATGGTTTTATCCTCAAAATTGCTGAGCGCAATAATAGAAAAGGAGCATCAAAATTCCGCCCATTGAAGGAAATAAAGCGATCGTACTTTTCAGCGATTTCCCAAAATTTTTGAATTAAATATTTCTCGTCGCCAGAATGAAAGGTAAACTCACCATTTTCTGTTTTATAATGCTCTTTTGTTTCTGCTTGAAATAAAACAAGTCCTTTTGACATTTGTAAGTCATATAATCCAATTGCAACAATTCGGGCAGTTAATGCACTAAGGTTAAGATAACGTATTGTCTCTTCAACTTTCTGTTGACGCTTCTCTTCTGTTTCTTCAAGATTTGCAAATCGAAGAAGATATTCTTGTTGATATTCATCAAAAGATTCAAATGGATAACCAACTGTTTCTATATCAAAGATTAATTCTTTCATCTTAAAATTTTTACTTCTTTATCGAATGTTTGGATTTCTTTGATCATTGAGTCAGGTATAGGTGAAGGATTCATTGTTATTGGATCAACATTCACAATCACACCACTACCACGAGCAATAAATTGATCAGTCGATTTATTAAAAATCAAGTGTTCGAAATTTAAACTCGAATTTTTTATGTAATCAATTCGAGTGAATATGATCAATTCATTTTCGAGATATGCAGGAGCAAAGTAATCACACTCATTGTGCGCGACAAAAAAGAGAAGTCCATCTGAAAATGTTCCATTCGGATTGAGGCTGTATCCCATCTTTTTTCTATAATCAATTCTCGCAAGCTCGAAGTAATTAAAATATACAGCATTGTTCACGACATTTTGAAAGTCAACTTCATAACTTCGTACTTGAATTTCAAGTTGAACCGGGAATTTTGAAACATCAAATTGTTTTTCCATCTTCATTCACCTTAAGTTTGGTTAGCTGCTTTTAATCGAAATGGGCTTTCAATATTTTAATTGCATCTTCGATATCATCATCATTGACATCAAGATGAGTGACGGCACGAACAAGATATTTTTTCCCGACAGACAAAAGTAAACTCATACCTGTTTTTGAAGAGTCTTTAACGATTTGACAAACTTCCGCAGCAGTTAAACCATCTACTTCAAATAAAATTATATTGGTTTGAACTGAATCAGGATCAATTTTAATTCGAGAGATTTTAGAAATTTCTTTTGCAAAATGTTTTGCTCTTCGATGGTCATCAGCGAGTCGTTGAAAATTGTGTTCAATTGCATAAAGTCCAGCAGCAGCTAAAATTCCAGCCTGACGCATTCCGCCGCCCCACGCTTTACGATAACGATGAGCTATTTTAATAAATTCTTTTGAGCCAGCGATAACAGAACCGACAGGAGCGCCCAACCCTTTTGATAGACAAACAGAAACGGAGTCAAAGTATTGAGCATATTCACGCAGACTAATTCCTGTTGCAATTGAAGCATTCCATAACCTTGCACCATCAAGGTGAAATTTCAAATTATATTTATCTACAACTTCTCTTATTCTTTTAATTTCTTCTAATGGGAAGATCGAACCACCACCACGATTGTGAGTATTTTCAACGCAAACAAGTCGTGTTTTTGGAAGATAATAGGCTTCAGGGCGAATTGCTTCCTCGACTTGCTCGGCTGTGAAAACCCCATTTTTTCCATTCAATGGTATTACCTGAACATGCGATAAACCAGCGATTGAACCAGATTCATAATTATAAATATGCGCATCTTTATCGCAGATCAATTCATCCCAGGGTTGAGTATGGGCTTTAATGCAAAGTTGGTTACCCATTGTTCCACTCGGTACATAAAGAGCAGCTTCTTTTCCTAACAACTCAGCAACCTTTTCTTGAAGTTTATTTACAGTAGGATCTTCACCAAATACATCATCACCAACTTCTGCTTTCATCATAAATTCTCTCATCTCTCTTGATGGTTTAGTGACAGTATCACTCCTCAGATCTATTACTCTCATTTCTTTTAACTCCAATTTTTTTTATCAATGTTATAATGAAAATTAAACCTGTGAAAATCAAAGAGATATAACTTATCAGATCTCGATATTGAACATAATAAGTTAAATCGTTATTCAAATAAATATCTTTAACAAAATAAGTTCTTTCAAACAAAGATGTCTCGTAGATTGTATTTCCATAAGGATCAATTATGCAACTGATTCCACCATTCGCTGAACGAACAATCCACCTTCTATTTTCAATTGCACGGAAGACAGCATATTGTTTATGCTGATAAGGTCCAGCAAGTTTTCCATACCAGCTATCGTTCGTAACTACAACTAAAAATTGTGCACCGAGTTTTACAAATTCTGCATTGAAAGATGGAAAAATAGATTCATAACAAACCACAGCAGAAAATTTTGCCGTATCCCCATCTTTCATTTTGTACTTAAAAACAGTTTGACTATCCCAGACACTCCAGTTGCTTATTCCAACACTCCATTTGATCATATCACCAAGAAAAGGAAGATATCGAAGATAAGGTGCACGCTCAGCAAATGGAACTAAATTCATCTTACCATATTCTTGAATTAAATCTGAGTCAGGTAAAAATAAAACTACTCCATTATAAGTATCATAATAATACGATGAATCTCTAGCAACTTTACTATCTCTTTTTGCCTGATCTTTAGAAAAATAGAAATGTACTAACGGCAAACCTGTTACAATTGCAACTTTTTTTTCTATGCAGAAATTTTTAATTCTTCTAACATCATCAGGATAATTTCCACTCAAGAGGTAAACTGGGAGAGCGCTCTCGGGCCAAACAATTAACTCAGCTCCATTTTGAGCGGCGCTGTCGGATAGTTGCAAATAAATATCAAGTTGAGAATTTACTTCATCTTCCCATTTTTCCCATGGATCAAAATCTGGTTGAATTACTCCAACTCGAACTTTCTTACCATCATAAATAGCGTCATTTAAAATCACTTTCCCATAAATAAACAGTGAAACTAAAATAATAATCACAATCGAAAGTTTATTTAATGAAAATCTGAAACTCTCGTATCGAAAATTTTTGTAAGCAGCATAAAGCAAAACATTAAACACAACAATTAAAAATGATAAACCATAAACACCAATGATTGAGGTTACTTGAATTATTGGCAAGTAGTAAGATTGAGTATTTCCAAGCGTCAACCACGGAAAAGCTGTCTCGTCAACTGACCTTAAATATTCAAGTGAATTCCATAGAAATGGAAATGAAAAAAGCGCCCATTTATCACTTAGATGTTTTTTGATGAAAAAGAAAATCACAAAAGGTATCCAGTAAAAAACTGGATGAACAAGAATCAATGCGACCGAGCCTATCATCATAAAAGGATCAGTCTTTGATGTCCATCCGCCAATCCAGAAAAGAGTAAGTGCATGAAAAATCAGCATACTGAAATAAGTGTATCTCAACAACTGGAGATAATTTTTTGCTCGATTAAGAAAAATTAAAATTGGGACTAATCCAAAATAAGCGAAAAATCCAGTTTTAAATGGCGGAAAGCTCAGAAAAAGAAAAATTGATGTAAGAATTGCAAGCGTTGTGTTCTTTATAAATTCAGGTTTATCTTCTATTCTTATTTTTAGCATTTGTATTTCGCTTTATGAAAAATCTGATTATAAAAATGGTTGCAATCACAATTAAAATTGCAAAAACAATTTTATTATATGTTGTAATGTAATAACTGATCTTTGAAAGATTATGACCAACATAGAAACCAACAAAAATTAAAATCAAATTCCAGATCAAGGCACTGATAGAACTTAAAATTATTGTTTTTTTCAAATTCATTTCACTCATTCCAGCAAAGAAAGAGATAATTGCACGTGTCCCTGCTAAAAATCTATTTGCAACAATTAACCAATAACCATATTTCTGGAACCATCTCTCTACAGTAAAAACTGCTTCAGGAGAAATAAACTTTATCTTACCAGCTTCCAGAATTTTATCACCAGCTAATTTCCCAATAAAATACATTACGATGAAACCTGTCGTACTTCCTGTCACAGCAAAGATTATAACAAGGAAAAGAGAAATATCGGCAACTGCAGCAAGTGCACCGCTAAATGCAACAATTACATCGCTTGGAAAAGGTGGAAAAATATTTTCGATGAATGCAATTCCAAACACCACAATGTAAATTAAGATCGGATTAATTGTCTTGAGGAATTCAATGATTTGTTCAACCATTACTGCTCATCTTTTTTTTCTGTAGA
Protein-coding sequences here:
- a CDS encoding sulfite exporter TauE/SafE family protein, coding for MSNLIQILILVLIGLITGGLSGLLGIGGGIIVIPALVLLLNFSQKLAQGTSLAMLLPPIGLLAAYNYYKAGYVDVKSAVILITTFIIGSYISSYWAVNLPENIIKKIFAVFLIIYAVKILLE
- a CDS encoding 3'-5' exonuclease, with the protein product MKELIFDIETVGYPFESFDEYQQEYLLRFANLEETEEKRQQKVEETIRYLNLSALTARIVAIGLYDLQMSKGLVLFQAETKEHYKTENGEFTFHSGDEKYLIQKFWEIAEKYDRFISFNGRNFDAPFLLLRSAILRIKPSKNLIAYRYDSKFHCDLLEQFTFYGLTRKYNLDFYCKVFGVESPKRGDVTGYNINEIYNQKRFREIAEYCSQDLIATKELYLIYKEYLEFDSK
- a CDS encoding YihY/virulence factor BrkB family protein, coding for MKLKINFNLKRKLKDFWNWLKFYSVNIYEKMDKHHAFIFASGMTYNILLCIIPMVLIVFSVLGSILQSQELLIQISLMIDDMIPISDYSDKVKEILFERIGEFIKYKTLVGSLGIAGLFFTASGLFSTLRTILNNIYGIEKGKNILIAKIRDLGMVILTLVFFLVVILLNPLIQIFKAFLGKIEILNKIDFSILDKFLIGLLPYILTFLMMFLIYSLVPYRKMKKRVYFVSAFWATVFFHLAQVGFTYYVTNIANYSRIYGNVAFVIVTALWLYIISVIFILAAIIGQTYREKHDLMATKTREGLFS
- the purL gene encoding phosphoribosylformylglycinamidine synthase subunit PurL → MKEPEVTLELALEHGLTEEEFEKIKNILGRVPNFTELGCFSVMWSEHASYKNSIALLKKLPRSGKRLLVQAGEENAGLVDIGDGFAIAFKIESHNHPSAVEPYQGAATGVGGILRDIFTMGARPIAALDSLRFGNLENPKIKYLLNGVIKGIGDYGNCFGVPTVAGEVYFEEAYTDNCLVNAMAVGVVKTNRVAKAVAKGEGNPVFIVGSSTGRDGIHGATFASVELTEESESRRSNVQVGDPFAEKLLLEATLEIIKKDLIVGIQDMGAAGIICSTSEMSARGKSGMRINLDLVPLRESDMTAYEILLSESQERMLVVGKKGCENEIKKVFEKWDLQCVQIGEVIDEDLLEFYKEGKLVAKIPASALVLGGGAPVYYREIKKPEYIDKLTNKTFDNLPEINDLNSVLIKLLSSPNITNKSWIYHQYDYTVGTNTVIKPGCDASVLRIKKTNKAIAVKTDCNGRYVYLNPRRGTMIAVAEAARNVACTGAIPIAITNCLNFGNPYDPEIYWQFSEAIEGMKEACIEFDTPVTGGNVSFYNESKNYTVYPTPVIGMLGLIEDVKFITSSYFKDHGDLIYLIGETKNEIGGSEFLKTIFNRIEGEIPEIDLKLEKKTIDTLLKAIRSGLIKSAHDVSDGGLAVALAECCVMNPKKKVGAEISLKIDFRKDFYLFSESQSRFVVTVDPEDQIQFEELFNSTGIKVEKIGKVGGNRLKINDLIDLSIQEIDDAYFNSLKRSMEGK
- a CDS encoding iron transporter FeoB encodes the protein MFWKKKVNDEQFVQIEILPKRENKVIALAGNPNTGKSTIFNRLTGLKQHTGNWPGKTVTRAEGVFKIQDEEYTLIDLPGTYSLLSTSEDEEIARDFILFGNPDATVIVCDASVLERNLNLAFQIMQITNRCILCVNLIDEAKRKGIEIDKDTLEKELGIPVILTNARSGEGIDELKEKIHLVSNRILKPKPIKIQHKKEIQEKLNQLVPLIEKTFPGLYASEWIALRLLEGDLKIRKAIEQGNLLELINKGLINGNGELR
- a CDS encoding ferrous iron transporter B; its protein translation is MKEEIKIILEIADSCDPIIRSKIDDELVEEIYIHASKVVSRSVRKKSEGIHQFELKLDQLLTSKYFGFPLMLLLLAGVFFLTIKGANYPSELLATGLFWIEDKLKLFFNFINAPSWLTGFLVDGVYRATAWVVSVMLPPMAIFFPIFTILEDAGYLPRVAFNLDKLFKWAGAHGKQALTMGMGFGCNAAGVVSTRIIDSPRERLIAILTNNFVPCNGRWPLIIMLATIFVAASFPASISSFVAAGTVVGVTLFGILITLLVSKLLSNTLLKGEPSAFKLELPPYRKPQILRILYTSFIDRTLFVLGRAITMAAPAGGLIWLLGNISVDGRTLMSYGVDFLNPIGKAIGLDGAILLAYIIAIPANEIIIPTIIMIYSSQSKMVELDLAQLKELFLQNEWTVLTAICLMLFSLLHYPCSTTTWTIYKETRSVKWTIISNFLPLTIAFFVCFLVYRIGMFFM
- a CDS encoding ferrous iron transport protein A; translation: MTKKLSDLRRGEKGMIVSVNLNGLTRRRLLDLGFIPGTVISVVFESPLGDPVAYLVRDTIIALRKEESEKIEVELIN
- a CDS encoding metal-dependent transcriptional regulator, encoding MSNISKEDYLRVIYKNLEDLEIVNPTMIAEQLNVSNAAVTDMLRKLTKEKYVSYTPYKGIQLLEKGKNEAVKLVRRHRIWETFLYKVIGLPYHQIDEEAENLEHSSSDDLIDRLEEIMNFPEFDPHGHPIPSKNGKIPKLKKAVSLDKLGENESGIIQRVNDHSKDLLKYLFDSGLIVGNKVTVLEKRSFDNSMVVNVENKKHSISEKISQNIFVEKIK